GTGGGCGTCGGTAAAGGCCCCGCGCTCGTGGCCGAATAATTCGCTTTCCAGCAGGCTCTCGGTGATGGCCGCGCAATTGACCGCAATGAGCGGCTGGTCGCGGCGCGGGCTGAGGTAATGAATCGCCTGGCTAACCACTTCCTTGCCGGTGCCATTCTCGCCCAGGACCAGCACCGCCAGCTCGGTCGGCGCCACGCGGCGGATCGTCTGGCGCAGCTCTTCGATCGCTGGGCTGACGCCGATCAGCTTGGCGCCGCGGGCCGCTTGCTCGCTTAGCTCGCGGCGCGAGTCGAGCAGCTTTTTGCGCTCTTGCGTATTCTCGAGCGCAATGGCGGCGTGGTTGGCCAACTCGACCAGCGCGGCTTCGTCTTCGGTCGTGAAGTTTCCTTCCAGCCGGTTGATCACCTCGAACGCGCCCAGCATCTCGCCGCGCCGACTTCGCAGCGGCACGCACAGCAGCGTCCGCGTGGTGTAGCCCAGTTGCTTATCGACGTTGCGGCTGATGGTGTGTTGTTCGTGCTCGGCGTCGACGCGGCGTGGCGCGGCGGTTTGAATCACCTGGCCGACGATCCCTTCATTGTCGGGAATGCGCAGCTCGCCCCCCTCGACCCCCAGCGCCGGGCGCGCCACCAGCAAATGGTTGCTCCGGTCCCAAAGAAAAATGCTGGCCCGATCGGACCTGAGCAGCCGAGTCGCCGCCTCGGCCATCTCGTTCAGCAACGGCTCCACCTCGTGGGCCTGGTTCCACTGGGCGGCGATTTCGAGAATCGTGCTCAGGCGTTCATTCTTGCGCCGCTGTGCCGCGCGGTCGCGAATCGCCGCCAGCGCCGCCCCCAGCGTGGCCGCCAGGGCCGCCACATCGGCCAAGGCGGGCGCTCCGGCCGAGCCAGCGCGCACGACCAGCAACTCGCCCCCGGCGGCGTGATGGGCCAGCGGGGCCGCGATCCAGGCCTGGCGCGCGGCGGGTTGCTCGCCGTCGAGCACCTCGGCCAGCCAATCGGCCGGCAAGGTGCCGCGCGGGCCGGCTTCGTACAGTGCTGTCAGTCCTTTGGCTCCCGTCGAGCGCACCAGGGCCGCGTATTCGACCGCCAGGGCCTTGCGCACGTCCCCCAGGGCCAGCGTCACCGGCCCCGCCTCCTCGACGGCCGAGAAGCCGACACTGGCGATTTGCCACGCCACGGGCAGCAGCGCGGCCGGTACCGCGGGCAGGGTGCGATCGTGATTTGACTCGGCGTTCACAGGGGGTGCTGGTCTCAGGGGTGTCATCCGAGCGCGAAGCTGACGGTATTCAACTTTACGATGCCAGGGGGCGTGACGTGAAGTCAATTTGATTCGATTGACAGGTTTGGTCTGGTGTAAAGCGTGCCCTGGGGCGCGCCGCCGCCATTGATGCTGGCGAAAAATGTTTGAAATGCAACTATTTGTCGGTAGCTTGAAGGGGCCAGCCAACCTGGGGCAGGGGGCCGCTGGGTCTGGCCGGCGTTTGCACGAAGGGATTTCGAAATGCCAAGCGTATTGGTGGTGGACGACTCAGCCGTCGATCGGCTGTTGGCGGGGCGGCTGTTGGAGAAGGATCCGCAGTTGGTCGTTAGCTATGCCACCCAGGGGGCCGAGGCGCTCGAACAGATCGCCCGGCAATTGCCCGACGTGGTGTTGACCGATTTGCAGATGCCGATTTTGGACGGGCTGCAACTGGTCGAGGCGATTCGCGACCGGTTTCCGCTGGTGCCGGTCGTGCTGATGACGGCCCACGGGGGCGAAGACGTCGCCGTTCGCGCGTTGCTCTCGGGCGCCGCCAGTTACGTGCCCAAGTCCGAACTGCCGCGCCATCTGTTGCAGACCGTGCAGAACGTGCTGACCGTGGCTCAGACCCACGATCAGCACCGCCGGCTGCTCGACTGCCTGGAAGAGCGGAAGATGACGTTCGAGTTGGACAACGACCCCAGCCTGGTCCGGCCGCTGGTCGATCACGTGCAGCAATGGCTGGTGACCATGCGATTGGTCGATGACGCTTCCCGGCTGCAACTGGCTTTGGCCTTGGAAGAGGGGCTGTTCAACGCCCTGTACCACGGCAACTTGGAACTCACGTCCGACGAGCTGGAAGAATCGCGCTGTTCGTTGTTTGAATCGGGTGCGCGCGACGTGGTGGCCGAGCGTGCCGCCCAAGAACCGTACCTGCAGCGCAAGATTCACGTCGAGGTGAACTTGGTGCGCGACGAAGCCCGGTTCATCATCCGGGATGGCGGCCGCGGATTCGATCTGTCGCGCGTCCCCAGCCTGGCCAGCGACGCCTCGGCCCTGACTCGCGAGCGGGGGCGCGGCCTGGTGCTGATGCAGACCTTTATGGACGAAGTGACCCGCAACGAGTCGGGGAACGAAGTCTGCCTGGTCAAGCGGCGGACGACCGACTTGGCCGCGGCTCACTAATCGCAACCGACGACAAAACACTTGGAGATGTGACCGATGAGACTCCGTACCGTGGCGGCTTGTGTCGGGCTGGTGGCCCTGGTTTCGGTGAGCTTGATTCAAGGAGCGGAGCAAGTGCCGAGCATGCTGCAGTTGACGATGAACCGGCTGGACGGCAAGGCCACGCCGCTGGCCAATTACCAGGGGAAAGTTCTGCTGGTGGTCAACGTCGCCAGCCAGTGCGGCTATACGCCCCAGTACGCTGGCTTGGAACAACTGCACGAAAAGTACGCCGCTCGCGGCTTGGCGGTGCTTGGCTTTCCCGCCAACGAGTTCGGCGCGCAAGAGCCCGGCAGCAACGCCGAGATTGCCGACTTCTGCCAGAAGAACTACGGCGTGAAGTTCGACGTGTTCGCCAAGGTCGTGGTCAAAGGCCCGGGCCAATGCGAGCTGTACAAGATTCTGACCTCGCCGGGCGCTGATCCCAAGCTCGCCGGCGACGTGAAATGGAACTTCGAGAAGTTCCTGGTCGGGCGCGACGGCCGTGTGATCGGCCGATTTGCGTCGCACGTCGAACCCGACGACGACAAGCTGGTATCGGCCATCGAAACCGCGCTGGCGGCCAAGCCGTAGTTTGCAGCGCGGTGCGAACGACGAGCCGCTAGACGATGATCGTCGTCAGGGCCTGGAAGTCGGGGTCAGCCCGCAACGGGTCAAAGTCCCGTTCGTCGCCGATGGCGTCCCGGTACTCGGGCTGTATCTCGATCGCCCGACCAAAGCGAATGACGAATACCACCGGCGTAAACGTCCGGCTCGCTGGCTTCCGAAAGTCCTGGGCTATCGCACGAGGAAACATTTCGCGCCTTCATCCAAGGAATTGCCATGCTGAAGCTCACTTGTCGAATCGGTGTCGCTGTTCTCGTTGTGCTCTGCGAGTTTGTCTCTTCAGCTCAGGCTGAGGGACGACTGCCCACCCCGGCAGAAAGCGATCTCAAAGAGTCGCAGGCCACATTGAAAGACATTTTCAAGGAGGACATCGACCAAGCTACGACGCCCGCAAAAAAGTTGGCGTTGGCGAGGAAGCTTTTCGTTCAAGCCGTTGAAACGAAGGACGATCCATCGGGCAAGTACGCCCTGCTTATGGCGGCAAAGAACTTGGCGATGCGCTCTAGCGATCTCATGCTTTCCTTGGACATCGCCGACGAATTGGGCAGGTCATTTGAGATCGACGAATTTGTCACCAAGGTCGCCGTGATTAAGGATGCCACTCCGACAATCACGTCAGCCGAAGCCAACCGAGAGCTTTGCGAAGCAGCGTTAAAACTGCTCTCGAAACTTCTTGATGCAGATCGCTATGACTTGGCAAAAGAGGTTTCTGACTTGGCCTCTGAAGCGGCGCGAAAGTCCAAAGACATGTCGGTTGCCAAGCGAGTACGAACTCAAGCTAAAGAAGCTGAGGATGCGAGCATTCGATATGTCGCCGCCAAAGCCTCGATGGACGCACTGATCCAGAATTCGACCGATCCCAAGGCCAGCCAGGTCGTCGGCGAATTTTACTGCTATTTCAAGGCGAATTGGGCGAAGGGCCTCCCATTTCTTGCTCTTGCGGATGATTCGCAAATCAAATCTCTCGCGGAGCAAGACCTCGCCGAGCCCAATTCGCATACTGCACGCGCGAAGATCGGAGATGGCTGGTGGAGCTTGAGCGAGACTGAAGATGGTGTTGCGAAAGCGAACCTTCAGAGGCGTGCCACCTATTGGTATCAGAAGGCTATGCCTGAGCTTTCCGGATTGACGAAGGCAAAGATCGAAAAGCGGCTGGCATCGATTGCCTCGCCAACCGCCTTGTCAGGCGAAACGTCGGCTACGAGTGCAAACATTAACTTGTTGGCGGACGTAGCCCCTGCCAAGCACGGCGATGCTGGTCAGTGGCAAAAGCTAGATGAGGCGATTGCCACTAAGAATCGGGACTGGGTTGTCAAGATCGAAATTCCGACCACGTTGCCACCTCAATACGACCTTGATGCCTCCGTTACGATCAGCGGTGAAGAGGAATTCAGCGACACGTATTTCGTTTTGCCACATGGGGCAAAGCGGTCCCCGTTTACCATTCGCCGCAAGGACAAAAAGCTGATGCTGGGTTTTTGGGGGAGCCAAGGTCAGAAATTTGGTGAAGACCAGCGCCTTGGCACCCTTCTCCCTTGGAGCGATGGGCAAATGAAGCTGCAAATCACTTTCCAGGTACGCAAGGATACGATTGCGGTATTCACTGGACGTAAGATGCTAGTTAGCATCCGCAATATGGAGTTGCTCAAAAATGGCGATGGGGACAAGCTCGTCTTGACAACAAACACCCCCACGACGTTCACGGAGTTGTCGTGCCGCCTAGTTTCTGAACCTAGCCGCAAGAATGACGGTAGATAATTGCAAGTTGCGGCATCGGCTAAGATTGACATCCAATAGCTTTGGGGGCTTTACGATGAAGCCTGCCCGATGCTCGTAGCCCATTGTGGCCGCCGCTCCTGCTTGGGATCTCCTGGAAGGCATAAATTGCAAAAAAGCGCCATATAATGCGCATTTCGATTGATTTCCATCGTTAACCTAGTATGATTCATTATTAAAGCGCATTTTAATGCCTTTATATAAGTGTGTCAGGTTGGGTGCATTGATGTTTTAATATAAAAAAGCACTAAAATGCGCATGGAGAATGGCAGATAGCAATGACGAACCAGCAAATCGGGGAAAAACTCCGTATTCAGAGGAAATTGCTACGTCTTCGTCAGCGTGATCTAGCCGAACTCGCTGGAGTCACGCTGAGAGGTCTGACCCGGCTCGAAAGCGGGCAAGCGAATCCAACCATCAATCAACTCGCCAAAATTGCCGAGGTACTGGGGCTAGAACTCCGCCTGACGGAAAGATCCCAAAATGCGCCGAGCTAACGTGTACTGTCGAGGCCTCCGTGCGGGGATCCTGAGCAAGGAGGAAACGGGACGCTACCTGTTTTTTTACACGCCAGAGTATTTGAACAACCCCAAGCATCCTGCCATTAGCCTGTCCCTGCCAAAGCAAGGCACTCCCTTCGAGTCCCCCGTTCTGTTCCCGTTCTTTTATGGACTATTAGCGGAAGGGGACGAAAAGACCCTGCAGTGCCGGTTGCTAAAGATCGACGAGAACGACCACTTCATTCGCCTATTGAAAACCTGTCAAACCGAAACGATTGGTGGGGTGACCATCAACGAGGACGTCACGGAATGACTGGTTGCCCAGGGTGCTTCAAGGCCGGCCAAAACACCTACTGTGTCACCTGCCGAAAGCGACTATTCGGAGGCCAGAAAATTCCTTTCGTGCTCCCGTTTTCTCGCCCGGCCTATGATCAACAAAAGCTCGACTTCACGCCCGACCGGCTGTCAATCTCAGGCATCCAGTCAAAGATTTCACTCGCGTTGAACAACGGGCGTTTGGAAATGGCCAAGTCGGGTGGGCGGTACATCCTCAAGCCCAGGCCGCGAGGGACATTCCTACGGTTGGAAATAGCGCCCATCAACGAGCACCTGACGATGCAAATTGCTCGTCAAGTGTTTGACATCGAAGTAGCTGACAACGCCTTGGTCGCGTTTGAGGGCGGGGAACTCGCATATCTCGTCCGTCGGTTCGACATTCAACCGGACGGAAAACGCTCACTTCAAGAGGACTTCGCCCAGATTGCTGGCAGGTCGGAAGAAACCCACGGGGAGAACTACAAGTACGACTTCTCGTATGAAGAGATCGGCGAGCTGATCCGCAAAAACGTGGCCGCTTACAAGGTGGACCTGGAGCGGTTCTACAAGCTTGTCGTTTTCAACTATCTCGTTCATAACGGCGACGCGCACGTGAAGAACTTCTCGCTCATCAAAAGCGAGCAGACCGGTTCCTATAACCTGACACCCGCGTACGACCTGCTGAATACGCGCCTGCATCTGCCCAATGAATCGCCAACCGCGCTCGGGTTGTTCAAAGGCGAATTCGAGACAGCGAGCTACGCGGTGAACGCCTATTACGCCTACGACGATTTCGTCGAATTCGCCAAGAAACTTGCGCTCGTCGAAAGCCGCTACAAAAGGATTCTCGATCAATACATCGGGTGCCGAGACGAGGTGTTCTCGCTGATCGAGCGCTCGATGCTGCCGGATGAATCGAAACAATTGTACAAACAGCATGTGGATGATCGGGTGCGCGCCATCTCCTATTCTTACTCCGAATCGCAAGCGTCAAACCCGGCACAGTGAGCCTCTTGGCGCGCCACCACTTTCAACCGCCGTTAACATTCTTGATCGCCCGGCCAAAACGAATCACGAATACCACCGGCGTAAGCGTCCGGCCCGTCGGTGTCCGAAAGTCCTGGGTTATCGCAGTCCTGGGCTATCGTATCTCCCGCATTCACGCCAACTGCCGATTTGATAGTCGCGTCAGGCGTCAATCATCATTCGCAAGTCCCGCGCCGAACAGGCGCGGGGTGATTCAAGTTCTTTCTTCGGGCCGGACAGATTGTCGCCCCAAGGCGTCTTATGTGACGACGTGGCGCGCCCTTCCTCGCTAATCTCCAAACAACCAGAGCCAGAAACCATTAATCTGCTATCGGCTTAACTCGCGCCTTGGCGTCAGGGGCGTACACGTCCACCCCGCTGGCGTCCAGAAGTTCAGGGCTATCGCAGCTTCGTTTTTATTCTGAATTCGAGCCGCAGCTTCATTGGCCAGCATGCCAATCTGTCGCGTCCGTCCGAGGCGATTTGATCTAGGCCTGGTTCAGTTGCATACTGATTCGTAACCGGTCATTTGATACGGGGTCTTGGCCCGTAACATCTCCAACACCGACAACCGAGTCAGCCCGGTTGTCGTTGGAATATGATTTGGTCATCGGTCAAGGAGCCTGATCGCGTACGTCCCATCGCCCGAATGGCGCAATGGCCGGACGAACGATAAGTTCACTTCAGATTTTGACATTCGGCTGTCTGTAAAAAAGAGGATGAAGCGCATGCGGCTCCACCGCTTGACGCTGTATGTAGGCGTCAGTGTCTTGGCGGTCATCGCTCTAGCGATGTGGGCCATCGGAGCCGCTTTATATTCGGCAGTCCAAATCAGGGAGTCTTTAGAGGCAGCGAGCGCGCGTGAAATGCACCGCGTGTTTGTCGAACAAGATTTGGCGTTGGCCCTGCTCGAGCAGCGTGGGCTGGTGACCACTTATGTTTTGGACAACGGCAACCCTCGTTGGCTCGATGAATTGGAGAAGGGGCGCGCGCGGCTAGCCGATCAAATCGCCTTGGCGGGCCAGCTTGCCGGGGAAGATGAACAGGCCGTGCATCTGCAGCGGTTGCGGGCGAAGTACGAGGAATGCGATCGTCAACGTCGGGAAGTGGTCCGCCTGTTCCAGGCGGGACAAATTCAAGAAGCGCGGCGCACTTCGACGGAAGAGGTAACGCGATTGTTTCGCGAAACCGCCGCGGAACTACGGTTATTGACCGAGTCGAGTCAGCGTTCACTGCAGGCGGCAAATAGCGAGGCCCAGCAGTATGTGAGCAGAATAGCCACGCTCACGATGATTGCCGTGGCCTTGATCGTCGCGATTTGTATTCTGATTCTGTTCTTGTTGTACAGTCAGTTATTGCAGCCACTCAGGGCCATGGTCCGCGAGGCGAATGCGCTCCCCTCCAGCTTTGGCGAGTATGGAGCACCAGATGAGATTCGCGCCCTTGGGCGCCATTTGCGGACGTTGATGAACGACGTCGCCGCCGCCAAATCCGACCTGGTACACAAGAATTCTCGACTGTTGCAGGCGGAAAAACTGGCGTCGGTCGGCAGGCTGGCATCCAGTGTCGCTCACGAAATCAAGAATCCATTAACGGCCATTAAAATGTGGCTGTTCTCGATCAAGAAGTCGGTTGCGGAGACTCCTGACTTGGATCGAAAGTTCGAGATCGTGTCGGGCGAAATCACGCGACTAGAAGGAATCGTGAATAACTTTTTGACATTTTCGCGACCGCCGGCCGCCCACATCGCCCCGCTCCAGATTTCACAATTACTCGACCAGACCCTGCAATTGATCGGTCCCCAGTGCCACGATCATGGCGTTCGCATCGAAGTGGAAATCAGAGGCGCGCTTCCTGTCGTGCAAGGGGATCTCGGCCAAATGAAGCAAGTGCTGGTCAATCTTCTGCTCAACGCCGTGGAAGCCAGTGAGGCCGACACAATCGTTCGTATTACCGCCGAGTGCGAGCCGGCAAATGGCAGGCGCGAGACCGTAGTCATTCGCATTCAAGACCAGGGCCGGGGCATCCCTCCCGATCTCCAGGAGCGAATCTTTGAGCCCTTCTTTACCACTCGCGAACAAGGCACGGGGCTCGGGTTGTGTATCGCGTCGCAGATTCTCTTGAACCATGGCGGCTGGCTTGAGTTGGAGCGATCCGACAATCGAGGCAGCACATTTGCCATGTGGATTCCGACCGAAGCAGTTGCAGCCTATGAGCACAGTCCTCGTCGTTGACGACGATTTGCAGATCGTCGCGGGATTCGTGGACCTGTTAGAGACTCAGGGCCATCGGGTCGTCAGTGCGCGCGCCGCGGAAGCCGCCCTGCCGTTGATCACGAAAGCGGCCCCCGACCTGATCATCCTGGATGT
Above is a genomic segment from Planctomycetota bacterium containing:
- a CDS encoding helix-turn-helix transcriptional regulator, encoding MTNQQIGEKLRIQRKLLRLRQRDLAELAGVTLRGLTRLESGQANPTINQLAKIAEVLGLELRLTERSQNAPS
- a CDS encoding glutathione peroxidase, whose protein sequence is MRLRTVAACVGLVALVSVSLIQGAEQVPSMLQLTMNRLDGKATPLANYQGKVLLVVNVASQCGYTPQYAGLEQLHEKYAARGLAVLGFPANEFGAQEPGSNAEIADFCQKNYGVKFDVFAKVVVKGPGQCELYKILTSPGADPKLAGDVKWNFEKFLVGRDGRVIGRFASHVEPDDDKLVSAIETALAAKP
- a CDS encoding sigma-54-dependent Fis family transcriptional regulator; translation: MNAESNHDRTLPAVPAALLPVAWQIASVGFSAVEEAGPVTLALGDVRKALAVEYAALVRSTGAKGLTALYEAGPRGTLPADWLAEVLDGEQPAARQAWIAAPLAHHAAGGELLVVRAGSAGAPALADVAALAATLGAALAAIRDRAAQRRKNERLSTILEIAAQWNQAHEVEPLLNEMAEAATRLLRSDRASIFLWDRSNHLLVARPALGVEGGELRIPDNEGIVGQVIQTAAPRRVDAEHEQHTISRNVDKQLGYTTRTLLCVPLRSRRGEMLGAFEVINRLEGNFTTEDEAALVELANHAAIALENTQERKKLLDSRRELSEQAARGAKLIGVSPAIEELRQTIRRVAPTELAVLVLGENGTGKEVVSQAIHYLSPRRDQPLIAVNCAAITESLLESELFGHERGAFTDAHESHAGKFELASGGTLFLDEIGDLSLGGQAKLLRVLEEKVVVRVGGSKSIPTDTRVVAATNQDLAEMVRQKRFRQDLLFRLNVVALRLPPLRERAVDIIPLAEHFLAQFCRQARRPVPEFTPAARARLESHRWPGNVRELRNAMERLAYLSADDKVDLDDLSFMFASEAPAASATIPQNLPLGEATERFQVEYVEQAIRQANGHISAAAEQLGLHRSNLYRKMRQLGMNTDEPPQ
- a CDS encoding response regulator, whose protein sequence is MPSVLVVDDSAVDRLLAGRLLEKDPQLVVSYATQGAEALEQIARQLPDVVLTDLQMPILDGLQLVEAIRDRFPLVPVVLMTAHGGEDVAVRALLSGAASYVPKSELPRHLLQTVQNVLTVAQTHDQHRRLLDCLEERKMTFELDNDPSLVRPLVDHVQQWLVTMRLVDDASRLQLALALEEGLFNALYHGNLELTSDELEESRCSLFESGARDVVAERAAQEPYLQRKIHVEVNLVRDEARFIIRDGGRGFDLSRVPSLASDASALTRERGRGLVLMQTFMDEVTRNESGNEVCLVKRRTTDLAAAH
- a CDS encoding HipA N-terminal domain-containing protein yields the protein MRRANVYCRGLRAGILSKEETGRYLFFYTPEYLNNPKHPAISLSLPKQGTPFESPVLFPFFYGLLAEGDEKTLQCRLLKIDENDHFIRLLKTCQTETIGGVTINEDVTE
- a CDS encoding HipA domain-containing protein produces the protein MTGCPGCFKAGQNTYCVTCRKRLFGGQKIPFVLPFSRPAYDQQKLDFTPDRLSISGIQSKISLALNNGRLEMAKSGGRYILKPRPRGTFLRLEIAPINEHLTMQIARQVFDIEVADNALVAFEGGELAYLVRRFDIQPDGKRSLQEDFAQIAGRSEETHGENYKYDFSYEEIGELIRKNVAAYKVDLERFYKLVVFNYLVHNGDAHVKNFSLIKSEQTGSYNLTPAYDLLNTRLHLPNESPTALGLFKGEFETASYAVNAYYAYDDFVEFAKKLALVESRYKRILDQYIGCRDEVFSLIERSMLPDESKQLYKQHVDDRVRAISYSYSESQASNPAQ